One genomic segment of Verrucomicrobiia bacterium includes these proteins:
- a CDS encoding 3-isopropylmalate dehydrogenase, producing the protein MKNYNIAVIGGDGTGPEVVREAVKVLETAAGKFNLKLNFTHYDLGGDRYLRTGEVLPDSVLDELRKFPAILLGAIGHPNVKPGILEKGILLRARFELEQYINLRPVKLYDERFCPLKDKKPSDIDFVVVRENNEGLYTGAGGFVFKGTANEVALQESVNTRRGVERCLRYAFEYARKRNKDKKLTLSGKTNVLTYAFDLWERAFHEIGEADFKDIKRDYAHVDATTMWFVKNPEWFDVIVTDNMFGDIITDLGAMVQGGMGIAAGGNINPQGTSMFEPIGGSAPKYTGQNVINPLAAICAGQMLLDFLGEAAAAKAIEDAVIKIVREKIKSLAAGKMGYSTTQVGDLVAVAL; encoded by the coding sequence ATGAAGAACTACAACATTGCAGTCATTGGCGGCGATGGCACCGGCCCGGAGGTGGTCCGTGAGGCGGTCAAGGTCCTCGAAACAGCCGCCGGGAAGTTTAATCTCAAGCTCAATTTCACCCATTATGACCTGGGCGGCGACCGCTACCTGCGGACCGGCGAAGTGCTGCCCGATAGTGTTCTGGACGAGTTGCGTAAATTCCCGGCGATTCTCCTGGGGGCTATTGGCCATCCCAACGTCAAGCCGGGCATCCTTGAAAAAGGCATCCTGCTGCGCGCTCGATTCGAGCTCGAACAGTACATTAACCTGCGACCTGTAAAGCTTTATGACGAGCGGTTCTGTCCGTTGAAGGATAAGAAGCCTTCAGACATCGATTTTGTGGTCGTTCGCGAAAATAACGAGGGGCTTTATACCGGGGCGGGCGGGTTTGTCTTTAAAGGGACTGCGAACGAAGTGGCTCTGCAGGAAAGCGTCAATACGCGGCGCGGCGTCGAGCGTTGCCTGCGCTATGCCTTCGAGTATGCCCGCAAGAGGAACAAAGACAAGAAGCTGACTCTTTCAGGTAAAACCAATGTGCTGACCTACGCGTTCGACCTGTGGGAGCGGGCGTTTCACGAAATCGGAGAAGCCGATTTCAAAGATATCAAGCGCGATTATGCGCACGTCGATGCCACCACGATGTGGTTTGTCAAAAACCCGGAATGGTTCGATGTGATTGTGACGGACAATATGTTCGGCGATATCATTACGGATTTGGGGGCGATGGTCCAGGGGGGCATGGGCATTGCCGCGGGCGGAAATATCAATCCGCAGGGGACCAGCATGTTCGAGCCGATTGGCGGCAGCGCGCCGAAGTACACCGGCCAGAATGTCATCAATCCGCTGGCCGCCATCTGCGCCGGGCAGATGCTGCTGGATTTTCTCGGCGAGGCCGCCGCCGCCAAGGCCATTGAAGACGCGGTCATCAAAATTGTGCGGGAGAAGATAAAGAGCCTGGCAGCCGGCAAGATGGGCTACAGCACCACGCAAGTGGGGGATTTGGTCGCGGTCGCACTCTGA
- a CDS encoding acyl-CoA dehydratase activase-related protein: protein MRTLSQMETGCSTGARRPAAAHERFLGIDIGTETVKLVELACQPGGLRIGRREVFEHEKNPGPRLLDALRRWDWSSFSGAAVTGRFSNQVQLPRVPTKQAQLRGYRFHFGTKPATVVSIGSHGFSVLEIRDSAPSVFRENSRCSQGTGNFLRQLVERFSLDVQEASALCCNVPDPAPLSGRCPVILKTDMTHLANKGEDRARILAGLFDAVCENVLVLIKPGVSPRWVLLTGGVSRSARVRRVLGEALARQQMELIPFSEPHALDLEALGCAVIASEQSATLPPLESLLAPAPPLNLERLPPLIEALGKVQRMPARPWAEIDGEARRSVLGFDIGSTGAKLVAIDIANLETLWEGYRQTLGDPVGAAQDLLRRFVAGPAGKCPLIGFGVTGSGRDIAGSLLTSCYGKEAVFIVNEIVAHATGALHYDQRVDTVFEIGGQDAKYIRLAEGRIIDCAMNEACSAGTGSFIEEQGRKFPGIQDVTQLGRAAMSAPWGISLGQHCSVFMAEVIDESVGAGVEPQAIISGLYDSIIKNYLNRVKGNRSVGKVIFCQGMPFSADALAAAVARQTGSEVIVPPNPGTVGALGIAVLATRELAGLSGCQQPVAAGVSHSAGRHPFFDPNLFLHASVEEKDSFVCRASSGCGGVGNRCRIERLRTVVNEHRANFTWGGGCALHDKATRKKKLPDLAPDPFREQSELAQKLVVPFLGARGKPRIALADEFMLKGLFPFFAAFFHHSGYGLELVSGSNQATLKRGIQFANVPFCAPMQLFHGLAERMAETGAERLFVPMVRSLAPAHDQRRLVVCPIVQASPDVMRCSLNGSHGPADRLLCPLIDFGPGGFESEEFLASCRRLGKTLGVSQRVWRSAWAAGVKLQREFEQGSGEIGQRALDFCRQREVVPVVVLGRSYTIHNKLLNSNVPAILREQGAIGIPVDCYPLEQEGPQFDDMYWAYGQSLLRAAHQVRRTPGQYALYCSNYSCGPDSFNLHFAAYVMEGKPFAIIETDGHSGDAGTKTRVEAFLHCVDEDRRAPHAAQKPTDFASIQSTGLRLRDVGRYNGETETMLIPCLGATSDAVAAVFRGVGLNAEALPPPDMEAMRRGRRFTSGKECLPMPLTLGSLLQRLEKARPGERFVYVMPSTDGPCRFGVYNLLNRIVLERLGWSDRLRIWAPKDSGYFDDLPAGAEMLMVAGIVATDVLFQALLDVRPLEHEPGHADALYRRFSSELLDLLERAGRGDLRLSPALWQVAGGRLFGIRDLLARAAKEFAAARGSGSLPRVELTGEIYVRAVEFSNDFLIQKLESRGLRVRLAPQSEWVAYCGYVARRRSGRNLVADHFAEYIQKRIETLVRAAMAPHLGWPRPPSIEQTLAAAQPYLNPELEGEAVLTVGGALEAFHRRQVDGVISVGPLECMPTKIAEAQFHYLAEREGLLNLTLAFNGDTVSGAALDNFAFEVKTRFAQRSDELKETRIAPIVTNGALVEETPHSR, encoded by the coding sequence ATGCGAACCCTGAGTCAGATGGAAACTGGTTGCTCGACAGGCGCGAGAAGGCCCGCTGCTGCCCACGAGCGTTTTCTTGGAATTGATATCGGCACTGAGACGGTGAAACTGGTCGAGTTGGCCTGCCAGCCAGGCGGACTGCGCATTGGCCGGCGCGAGGTATTCGAGCACGAAAAAAATCCAGGTCCCCGCCTCCTCGATGCGCTGCGTCGCTGGGACTGGTCTTCCTTCAGCGGCGCGGCAGTGACCGGTCGCTTTTCCAATCAGGTACAATTGCCGCGGGTTCCCACCAAACAGGCCCAGCTTCGCGGTTACCGGTTCCATTTTGGAACCAAGCCCGCCACCGTGGTGAGCATCGGGAGCCACGGCTTTTCTGTCCTCGAGATTCGGGACAGCGCTCCGAGCGTTTTCAGGGAAAACAGCCGCTGTTCGCAGGGGACGGGCAATTTTCTGCGTCAACTGGTGGAGCGCTTCTCGCTGGATGTCCAGGAGGCCAGCGCTCTCTGCTGCAATGTGCCCGATCCGGCCCCGCTCTCCGGGCGCTGCCCGGTCATCCTGAAAACCGATATGACCCACCTGGCCAACAAAGGCGAGGACCGCGCGCGCATCCTGGCAGGTCTGTTCGATGCGGTCTGTGAGAATGTCCTGGTGCTCATCAAGCCGGGGGTAAGCCCTCGCTGGGTTTTGCTGACGGGCGGCGTCAGCCGTTCGGCTCGCGTGCGGCGTGTTCTGGGCGAAGCCCTGGCACGGCAGCAAATGGAGCTGATTCCTTTCAGTGAGCCACACGCGCTGGACCTGGAGGCCCTTGGCTGTGCAGTCATCGCTTCCGAACAATCGGCCACGCTGCCGCCGCTCGAGTCTTTGTTAGCGCCTGCGCCTCCGCTGAATCTCGAACGGCTCCCGCCTCTTATCGAGGCGCTCGGGAAGGTTCAGCGAATGCCGGCTCGGCCCTGGGCTGAAATCGACGGCGAGGCGCGGCGGTCCGTGCTGGGGTTCGACATCGGCTCGACGGGAGCGAAACTGGTCGCCATCGACATTGCCAACCTGGAAACGCTCTGGGAAGGCTACCGTCAAACCCTGGGCGATCCAGTCGGAGCCGCGCAGGATTTGCTGAGGCGCTTCGTTGCCGGGCCCGCGGGCAAGTGCCCGCTCATTGGCTTTGGCGTCACTGGCAGCGGACGGGATATAGCCGGGTCTTTGTTGACCTCCTGCTACGGCAAAGAGGCTGTCTTCATCGTGAACGAGATCGTCGCTCACGCAACCGGTGCGCTTCATTACGACCAGCGAGTGGATACGGTTTTCGAGATTGGCGGCCAGGACGCCAAGTACATCCGGCTGGCCGAGGGGCGTATAATCGATTGTGCCATGAACGAGGCCTGCAGTGCCGGGACAGGTTCTTTCATCGAGGAACAAGGCCGCAAATTTCCCGGCATTCAGGATGTCACTCAATTGGGCCGGGCGGCGATGAGCGCGCCTTGGGGCATCTCGCTGGGGCAGCATTGCTCGGTCTTTATGGCGGAAGTCATCGATGAAAGTGTCGGAGCAGGCGTCGAGCCGCAGGCCATCATCTCCGGCCTCTATGATTCGATCATCAAAAACTACCTCAACCGGGTGAAAGGCAACCGCTCCGTGGGCAAGGTCATCTTTTGCCAGGGCATGCCTTTTTCGGCCGACGCCCTCGCGGCAGCCGTTGCCCGGCAGACCGGAAGCGAGGTCATCGTTCCGCCCAATCCGGGAACGGTTGGGGCGCTTGGCATCGCGGTGCTTGCGACCCGGGAACTCGCTGGGCTGAGCGGCTGTCAGCAGCCGGTCGCTGCTGGTGTTTCGCATTCAGCCGGTCGCCACCCTTTCTTCGACCCAAACCTCTTTCTCCATGCCAGCGTTGAAGAGAAGGATTCGTTTGTCTGCCGTGCCAGCTCCGGTTGCGGCGGGGTCGGCAACCGCTGCCGGATCGAACGCCTTCGAACAGTCGTCAACGAGCATCGGGCCAATTTTACCTGGGGCGGTGGTTGCGCCTTGCATGATAAAGCCACGCGCAAGAAAAAACTGCCGGACCTTGCCCCGGACCCCTTTCGCGAGCAGTCCGAGTTGGCTCAAAAGCTGGTGGTTCCTTTCTTGGGCGCCCGGGGGAAACCCCGAATCGCGTTGGCCGACGAGTTCATGCTCAAAGGGCTATTCCCATTTTTTGCGGCTTTCTTCCATCATTCAGGTTACGGCCTGGAACTGGTCTCGGGCAGTAACCAAGCGACTCTCAAACGAGGCATCCAGTTTGCCAATGTCCCTTTTTGCGCTCCGATGCAGCTCTTTCATGGATTGGCCGAGCGGATGGCCGAGACCGGCGCGGAGCGGCTTTTTGTGCCAATGGTCCGGAGCCTGGCGCCGGCCCATGACCAGCGGCGACTGGTGGTCTGTCCTATTGTTCAAGCAAGCCCGGATGTGATGCGCTGCTCGTTAAACGGCAGCCACGGACCTGCAGACCGCCTGCTCTGCCCGCTTATCGATTTCGGCCCGGGCGGGTTTGAATCTGAAGAGTTTCTGGCAAGCTGCCGGCGGCTTGGAAAGACGCTGGGGGTAAGTCAAAGAGTTTGGCGTAGCGCCTGGGCAGCCGGGGTGAAGTTGCAAAGGGAATTCGAACAGGGCAGCGGAGAGATTGGCCAGCGCGCGCTGGATTTTTGCCGGCAACGGGAGGTCGTGCCGGTAGTGGTTTTGGGGCGGAGCTATACAATTCATAACAAGCTCCTGAACTCGAATGTGCCGGCCATCCTGCGCGAGCAAGGCGCCATTGGCATCCCGGTGGATTGTTATCCGTTGGAACAGGAAGGGCCGCAGTTTGATGATATGTATTGGGCTTACGGCCAGAGCCTTTTGCGCGCAGCCCACCAGGTCCGGCGCACACCCGGCCAGTACGCCCTCTACTGCAGCAATTATTCCTGCGGTCCAGATAGTTTCAACCTGCACTTCGCGGCTTACGTCATGGAAGGAAAACCCTTCGCCATCATCGAAACCGACGGCCATTCCGGCGATGCCGGCACCAAAACCCGCGTCGAGGCATTTCTGCATTGCGTCGATGAGGACCGCCGGGCGCCTCACGCGGCCCAAAAACCAACCGACTTCGCCTCAATCCAATCCACCGGGTTGCGTCTGCGCGACGTTGGCCGTTACAACGGCGAGACCGAAACAATGCTCATTCCGTGCCTGGGCGCCACTTCGGATGCCGTAGCGGCAGTTTTTCGCGGGGTGGGTCTGAACGCCGAAGCCTTGCCGCCTCCAGATATGGAAGCGATGCGCCGAGGCCGCCGTTTTACCTCCGGCAAGGAATGCCTCCCCATGCCGCTGACCCTTGGCTCGTTGCTGCAGCGGCTGGAAAAGGCGCGCCCGGGCGAACGCTTCGTCTATGTGATGCCCAGCACCGATGGCCCCTGCCGTTTCGGTGTTTATAATCTGTTAAACCGCATCGTCCTTGAGCGCTTGGGCTGGAGCGACCGGCTCAGAATTTGGGCGCCGAAAGATTCTGGCTACTTCGACGATCTTCCCGCAGGCGCCGAAATGCTGATGGTCGCTGGCATCGTTGCAACGGATGTACTCTTTCAAGCGTTGCTGGATGTTCGCCCACTTGAACACGAGCCTGGCCACGCCGATGCGCTCTACCGCCGCTTTTCCTCCGAGCTTCTTGACCTGCTCGAACGGGCCGGTCGCGGTGACCTGCGCCTCAGCCCAGCTTTATGGCAAGTGGCGGGTGGACGGCTGTTCGGTATTCGCGATCTTCTGGCGCGCGCGGCCAAAGAATTTGCTGCCGCACGCGGTTCGGGCAGCCTGCCACGCGTCGAATTGACCGGAGAGATTTATGTCCGGGCAGTGGAGTTCAGCAACGACTTTCTGATTCAAAAGCTCGAAAGCCGGGGACTGCGGGTGCGCCTGGCGCCGCAATCGGAGTGGGTGGCCTACTGCGGCTACGTCGCCCGGCGCAGGAGCGGTCGCAACCTGGTGGCCGATCACTTTGCCGAATATATCCAAAAGCGCATTGAAACGCTGGTGCGCGCTGCCATGGCCCCTCACCTGGGCTGGCCTCGCCCCCCTTCGATTGAGCAGACCCTGGCCGCCGCACAACCGTACCTCAATCCCGAACTCGAAGGCGAAGCGGTGTTAACGGTGGGTGGCGCCCTCGAAGCTTTCCATCGCCGGCAGGTGGACGGAGTCATCTCGGTTGGCCCTTTGGAATGCATGCCGACCAAGATCGCCGAGGCGCAATTTCACTATTTAGCTGAGCGAGAAGGGTTGCTCAATCTCACTCTGGCCTTTAATGGTGACACCGTCTCTGGGGCCGCGCTGGATAACTTTGCCTTCGAGGTGAAAACCCGCTTCGCTCAACGCTCCGACGAGCTTAAGGAGACGCGAATTGCGCCGATTGTCACCAATGGAGCTTTGGTCGAAGAAACTCCTCATTCGCGCTAA
- a CDS encoding C39 family peptidase: protein MSATEARDSSVSRRWPARWLAAWRTPSKRVLLRRTPDTSRQALPLHVSRIRADALLNGALLFTVLSFIGNITAASQLDARGAQFIGFHRFGSFEKTRGVKIGELVLTSPVIEAQIPFNELITSWNADAPDGTFLKVEARAIYLEGATKFYTMGLWSSNPARFPRQSVSEQKDSDGDVSTDTLILRRPAQRLQIRLTLGGDDLARPKLKFLGMCLSDTNASPPALAANRAAWGTILPVPERSQMAYPNGKVLCSPTTVSMLLAYWSQRLHRPDLDHNVPEVADGVYDSQWQGTGNWSFNMAYAGSMRPLRAYVTRMSDLSELEGWIAQGIPVGLSVCYDRLRGKGPGPNGHLVVCVGFTPDGDPIINDPGTSKNVRKIFPRRNLVYAWAYSHQTAYLVYPEDSEIPKDRFGHWDSWTAHQRITIVHPN from the coding sequence ATGAGTGCAACCGAAGCGCGCGACTCGTCTGTGTCGCGCCGTTGGCCGGCGCGTTGGCTTGCCGCCTGGCGGACACCTTCAAAAAGAGTCCTATTGAGGCGCACTCCCGATACTTCGCGGCAAGCCCTGCCGCTCCACGTTTCTCGTATTCGCGCAGACGCCCTTTTAAATGGCGCTCTGCTCTTCACAGTTCTCAGCTTTATTGGCAATATCACCGCTGCTTCTCAACTCGATGCGCGCGGCGCTCAGTTCATCGGTTTCCACCGGTTTGGCAGCTTCGAAAAGACCCGTGGCGTCAAAATTGGCGAGCTTGTCCTCACGTCGCCAGTAATCGAGGCGCAAATCCCTTTTAATGAATTAATCACCTCCTGGAATGCTGATGCGCCGGACGGCACATTTCTAAAGGTGGAAGCGCGCGCCATCTATCTAGAAGGCGCAACCAAGTTTTACACGATGGGGCTGTGGTCGAGCAATCCGGCCCGCTTTCCCCGCCAGAGCGTTTCAGAACAGAAAGATTCCGACGGCGATGTTTCGACGGATACCCTGATTCTCAGGCGCCCGGCCCAGCGGCTGCAAATCCGGCTGACCCTGGGCGGGGATGACCTCGCTCGACCGAAATTGAAATTCCTGGGGATGTGCCTGAGCGATACCAATGCTTCTCCGCCCGCCCTGGCGGCGAACCGCGCCGCCTGGGGAACCATTCTTCCCGTGCCCGAGCGCAGCCAAATGGCTTATCCCAACGGCAAAGTGCTCTGCAGTCCGACCACCGTTTCGATGCTCCTGGCCTATTGGTCCCAGCGGCTGCACCGTCCTGACCTGGACCACAACGTGCCCGAGGTGGCCGACGGGGTCTATGACTCCCAATGGCAGGGCACGGGCAACTGGTCTTTCAACATGGCCTATGCCGGCTCGATGCGGCCTCTCCGCGCGTATGTGACCCGGATGAGCGACCTCTCCGAATTAGAGGGGTGGATCGCCCAGGGCATCCCGGTTGGCCTATCGGTCTGCTACGATCGGCTGCGGGGCAAGGGACCCGGTCCGAATGGTCATCTGGTGGTGTGCGTCGGCTTCACTCCCGATGGCGACCCAATCATCAACGACCCAGGGACCTCCAAAAATGTCCGCAAGATTTTCCCTCGCCGCAATCTCGTTTATGCCTGGGCCTATTCTCACCAGACCGCCTACCTCGTGTACCCGGAAGACTCGGAAATCCCCAAAGACCGCTTCGGCCACTGGGATTCCTGGACCGCTCATCAGCGAATCACAATTGTTCATCCGAATTGA
- a CDS encoding lactate racemase domain-containing protein, whose product MKETVPQLSPSHAREIIARACPTAACSGKRILLIIPDGTRTAPIGLVFRSLHEQIAGVTKAFDVLVALGTHRPMSEAAIRRRLEISEHERLDQYRQVKFFNHAWDSPAALKQIGTIPAEEISRLTGGLFAMDVPVEINRMLFEYDQVIIAGPVFPHEVVGFSGGNKYLFPGVGGPQILNFFHWLGAVVTNPMIIGNKWTPVRKVVDRAGAMVKVDKLCFCLVVDEQKNLAGLFAGTPEQAWDQASDLSNQIHITRKLKAFHTILSCAPPMYDELWTAGKCMYKLEPVLADGGELIIYAPHLKEVSVSHGQHIEAIGYHCRDYFLKQWDRFKDVPWGVLAHSTHVRGLGTFENGVEECRARVTLASQIPEEQCRRLNLGYRHPQSIHTGDFTNREEEGILLVPKAGEMLFRLETPPPWADGRFSASVA is encoded by the coding sequence ATGAAAGAAACCGTTCCGCAGCTCAGCCCTTCCCATGCCCGCGAGATTATTGCCCGCGCCTGCCCAACAGCGGCCTGCAGCGGCAAACGTATTCTGCTCATTATTCCGGATGGCACGCGCACCGCCCCGATTGGACTGGTGTTCCGCAGCTTGCACGAACAAATCGCCGGTGTCACAAAGGCATTCGACGTGCTGGTGGCCCTCGGCACCCATCGGCCCATGAGCGAAGCGGCCATTCGCCGCCGGCTCGAAATCTCCGAGCACGAGAGACTGGACCAATACCGCCAGGTCAAATTCTTTAATCATGCATGGGATTCACCTGCTGCCTTAAAGCAAATCGGCACGATCCCCGCCGAAGAAATCAGCCGGCTCACGGGCGGCCTGTTCGCGATGGACGTTCCCGTGGAAATCAACCGCATGCTCTTCGAGTACGACCAGGTGATCATAGCTGGCCCGGTTTTTCCGCACGAGGTGGTGGGGTTTTCCGGTGGCAACAAGTACCTCTTTCCCGGCGTAGGAGGGCCGCAGATTCTGAACTTTTTCCATTGGCTCGGGGCAGTGGTGACCAATCCGATGATTATTGGCAACAAATGGACCCCCGTGAGGAAAGTGGTCGATCGGGCTGGGGCGATGGTGAAGGTGGATAAGCTCTGTTTTTGCCTGGTGGTAGATGAGCAGAAGAATCTGGCAGGACTTTTTGCCGGCACACCCGAGCAGGCTTGGGACCAGGCGAGCGACCTTTCCAACCAAATCCACATAACCCGCAAACTCAAGGCCTTTCACACGATCCTTTCCTGCGCCCCGCCGATGTACGACGAGCTGTGGACGGCCGGCAAGTGCATGTACAAACTTGAGCCGGTCCTGGCCGATGGGGGTGAACTGATCATTTATGCGCCTCATCTCAAAGAGGTCTCTGTCAGCCATGGCCAGCATATCGAAGCAATCGGTTACCATTGTCGCGATTACTTCCTGAAACAGTGGGATAGGTTTAAAGACGTCCCTTGGGGCGTTCTGGCCCACTCGACACACGTCAGAGGCCTCGGCACTTTCGAAAATGGAGTTGAGGAATGCCGCGCGCGAGTGACCTTGGCCAGTCAAATCCCAGAGGAGCAATGTCGGCGCCTGAACCTGGGCTATCGCCATCCGCAGAGCATTCATACGGGGGACTTCACCAATCGCGAGGAGGAAGGCATCCTGTTGGTGCCCAAGGCGGGCGAAATGCTTTTCCGCCTCGAGACCCCTCCTCCATGGGCTGATGGGCGCTTCTCCGCGAGCGTGGCGTGA
- a CDS encoding immunoglobulin domain-containing protein codes for MGIISFFAISCYRSVLYCFQSARGIKTVPKGFLHLVLGALLSLGVIVAGAATPVSVLTHHNDNARTGANLSEPLLNTQNVNSNEFGLVFTRVVDDQVYAQPLVIANVAIPGQGAHNLLIVATVNDSVYAFDADNAAVSTPYWQTIFINPPGIVPPSNDDMSALGACGGYYRDFSGNIGIVGTPVIDAISGTVFLVARTKEYGTNFVQRLHALDVATGLERPNSPVIITANYTGTGDGSVGGTIAFDSARQNQRPALALVNGTVYVAWSSHCDNGPYHGWLIGYNTSTLQQTAVFNDTPNGYNGGIWMSGQGPAADPNGNLYISTGNGLVDTSSTADRGESFLKLTPNAGMLSIASWFTPYNWQHLENGDIDLGSGGMLLIPGTSLAFSGGKEGVVYLVDRDNMGGLTTSTTTNDNIVQSFRVTTDEVHGGPVWWDGPDASYGYIWPSSVYLQQYAFDRGKGLFVLPVFAQSPTAAPRGQPGGILSLSANGTNAGSAIVWAAHQLTGDANQSVRPGILRAYDAQNVSRELWNSQQVSARDSVGNFAKFVPPTVANGKVYLATFSGRVNVYGLLTSPPSILQQPQSATGYVGNPVTFTVLAGGTAPLSYQWDFNGQPLPGATASSLTLPSVSQTAAGSYSVVISSPYGSVLSSNAVLTITSIVGEGDNSLGQLNVPTDSARAIAIAAGAWHSLFLRTDGSVEAVGQNYEGQCTVPSSLSNVIGIAGGGYHSLALTIEGAVVAWGGNSYGQATPPQGLSNVIAIAAGTWHSLALRRDGTVVAWGDDSAGQLDIPSNLTNVVAIAAGGDHNLALRADGTVVAWGENTDALADFAGQSLVPAGLSNVIAIGAGAYHSLAAQGGGTVVGWGDNSQGESQAPASLAGVVALAGGGSHSVALKADGTVGAWGNNWNGQCSLPAVTNVFAIAAGQAHTLLLVGSVGVHPQILRTVLLGTQFAVLVQTVGGKNYALEYSATLSSPTWLTAGTVRGTSTPQLLIDPNASGPRRFYRVRQW; via the coding sequence ATGGGTATAATTAGCTTTTTTGCAATCTCCTGCTATCGTTCCGTGCTTTATTGCTTTCAAAGCGCCCGTGGCATCAAGACCGTTCCAAAAGGATTCCTGCACCTTGTGCTGGGGGCTTTGTTGTCTCTCGGGGTTATCGTTGCCGGCGCCGCCACGCCTGTGAGCGTGCTGACGCATCACAATGACAACGCCCGGACGGGGGCAAATCTGTCTGAACCGCTGCTGAACACTCAAAACGTCAATAGCAACGAGTTCGGCTTGGTTTTCACCCGCGTTGTTGATGACCAGGTTTATGCCCAGCCGTTGGTCATCGCCAACGTCGCTATCCCGGGCCAGGGCGCTCATAACCTCCTCATTGTCGCCACGGTTAATGATTCGGTTTATGCCTTCGACGCTGATAATGCCGCGGTGTCCACGCCCTATTGGCAGACCATCTTCATCAACCCGCCCGGCATTGTCCCTCCCTCCAATGATGACATGAGCGCCCTTGGCGCATGCGGCGGATATTATCGGGATTTTAGCGGCAATATCGGCATCGTCGGAACGCCGGTCATTGACGCGATTTCGGGCACGGTTTTTCTGGTGGCGCGGACAAAGGAATACGGGACGAATTTTGTTCAACGCCTGCACGCGCTCGATGTGGCGACGGGACTCGAACGGCCCAACAGTCCCGTCATTATCACAGCGAACTACACCGGCACAGGCGATGGGAGCGTGGGAGGAACCATTGCGTTTGACTCGGCCAGACAAAACCAGCGTCCTGCGCTGGCGCTGGTCAACGGCACGGTCTATGTCGCATGGTCATCGCATTGCGATAATGGGCCGTATCACGGCTGGCTCATTGGGTATAACACCTCGACGTTGCAGCAGACTGCCGTCTTCAATGACACGCCCAACGGCTATAACGGCGGCATTTGGATGAGCGGCCAAGGCCCCGCCGCCGATCCGAATGGCAACCTTTACATCTCCACAGGCAATGGATTGGTGGATACGTCCAGTACAGCCGATCGAGGCGAAAGTTTCCTCAAACTCACGCCCAATGCGGGAATGTTGAGTATTGCGAGTTGGTTTACGCCATATAACTGGCAGCATCTGGAGAATGGCGATATCGACCTTGGTTCCGGTGGGATGCTCTTGATTCCGGGGACAAGCCTGGCGTTTTCCGGCGGCAAAGAGGGAGTGGTCTATTTGGTGGACCGCGACAACATGGGGGGCTTAACCACGTCCACAACCACCAACGACAACATCGTGCAGAGTTTCAGGGTCACGACAGACGAGGTGCATGGCGGGCCCGTGTGGTGGGATGGACCGGATGCTTCATACGGTTACATTTGGCCCTCCTCGGTGTATTTGCAGCAGTACGCCTTCGACCGCGGCAAGGGCCTGTTTGTGCTGCCGGTTTTTGCGCAAAGCCCCACTGCCGCACCACGTGGCCAGCCGGGCGGCATCCTCTCTCTCTCGGCCAATGGAACCAATGCCGGCAGCGCCATCGTCTGGGCTGCCCACCAACTGACCGGCGACGCCAACCAGAGTGTTCGCCCCGGGATTCTGCGCGCCTACGACGCGCAGAACGTGTCTCGCGAACTCTGGAATTCCCAACAGGTGAGCGCGCGGGATTCGGTCGGCAATTTTGCAAAGTTTGTGCCGCCGACTGTCGCGAATGGGAAGGTCTATCTCGCCACATTCTCCGGGCGGGTGAATGTGTATGGGCTGCTGACGAGCCCGCCTTCCATCCTTCAGCAACCTCAGTCCGCAACGGGATATGTTGGCAACCCTGTTACATTTACGGTGTTGGCGGGCGGCACGGCGCCATTATCCTATCAATGGGACTTCAATGGGCAGCCGCTTCCGGGCGCAACGGCCAGCTCGCTCACGTTGCCCAGCGTCAGCCAGACAGCAGCGGGCTCTTACTCAGTGGTGATCAGCAGCCCATACGGCAGCGTTCTGAGTTCCAACGCCGTTTTGACCATCACTTCAATCGTCGGAGAAGGCGATAACTCGCTCGGCCAATTGAACGTTCCGACAGACTCGGCCCGGGCGATCGCCATCGCCGCCGGCGCCTGGCACAGCCTCTTTTTGCGCACAGACGGTTCTGTTGAAGCAGTGGGGCAAAACTATGAAGGCCAATGCACTGTTCCCTCATCTCTTTCCAATGTGATTGGCATCGCCGGGGGCGGTTACCACAGCCTCGCCCTGACCATTGAGGGCGCAGTCGTCGCCTGGGGCGGTAATTCCTATGGCCAGGCGACTCCCCCGCAAGGATTGTCCAACGTCATAGCCATCGCGGCCGGGACATGGCATAGCTTGGCCTTGCGCAGGGATGGGACGGTAGTGGCTTGGGGCGATGACAGCGCCGGCCAGCTCGATATTCCCTCGAATTTGACCAACGTCGTGGCAATCGCCGCGGGCGGTGATCATAACCTGGCCCTGCGCGCAGATGGGACCGTGGTGGCTTGGGGCGAAAACACGGATGCCCTCGCCGATTTTGCCGGCCAATCCCTTGTGCCCGCCGGTTTGTCCAATGTTATCGCCATTGGGGCGGGGGCTTATCACAGTTTGGCGGCGCAAGGTGGCGGCACTGTCGTGGGTTGGGGTGATAATTCCCAAGGCGAATCGCAGGCTCCTGCCAGCCTTGCCGGTGTCGTTGCTTTAGCCGGAGGGGGAAGCCACAGCGTCGCGCTCAAAGCGGATGGGACCGTTGGCGCCTGGGGCAACAACTGGAATGGTCAGTGTTCTTTGCCGGCGGTGACGAATGTGTTCGCCATTGCCGCAGGCCAGGCCCATACCCTTCTGCTGGTGGGTTCAGTTGGCGTTCATCCTCAAATCCTCCGAACCGTCCTGTTGGGAACCCAATTTGCCGTGCTCGTCCAAACCGTCGGGGGAAAGAACTACGCGCTCGAGTATTCTGCAACCTTGAGTTCCCCCACATGGCTGACAGCAGGCACGGTGCGTGGAACCAGCACGCCGCAATTGCTCATCGATCCAAACGCCAGCGGCCCGCGGCGCTTTTACCGTGTCCGACAATGGTAG